One region of Chryseobacterium muglaense genomic DNA includes:
- the wecB gene encoding non-hydrolyzing UDP-N-acetylglucosamine 2-epimerase — MKKNLIIFGTRPEAIKMAPLIKELKKHSEFQTKVCVTAQHREMLDQVLDFFDIIPDYDLNLMKTNQNLHSLTADIMTGLKPILEDFKPDYVYVHGDTLTSTVAALAAFYAGAKICHIEAGLRTNNKWSPFPEEMNRQLTGRLADYHFAPTKQSYDNLILENINAENIIITGNTVIDALIESAEKVQNLRNQEIDYLKTIVNKQKKIILVTGHRRENHGQGFINICNALKQIAIENADVQIVYPVHLNPNVKEIVYEVLSEISNIYLIQPLSYPAFVWLMTQSYLIITDSGGIQEEAPSLGKPVLVMRDTTERPEAVAAGTVILVGTDKDIIVKETYRLLFDSILYDSMSKLHNPYGDGNASKKIVEFISKL, encoded by the coding sequence ATGAAAAAAAATCTAATCATTTTTGGTACTCGACCTGAGGCTATAAAAATGGCTCCCTTAATTAAAGAGCTGAAAAAACATTCTGAATTTCAAACCAAAGTTTGCGTGACAGCCCAGCATCGCGAAATGTTAGATCAAGTTTTAGACTTTTTTGACATTATACCAGATTATGATCTTAATTTAATGAAAACCAATCAAAATTTACATAGTCTAACAGCCGATATTATGACCGGGCTTAAACCTATTCTTGAAGATTTCAAGCCAGATTACGTTTATGTCCATGGTGATACATTAACATCTACAGTGGCAGCTTTGGCAGCATTTTATGCAGGAGCTAAAATCTGTCATATAGAGGCAGGTCTACGTACCAACAATAAATGGTCTCCTTTTCCGGAAGAAATGAATAGACAGTTGACTGGAAGACTAGCAGACTATCATTTTGCACCTACTAAGCAATCTTATGATAATTTGATTTTGGAAAATATTAATGCTGAGAATATTATTATTACTGGTAATACGGTGATTGATGCTTTAATTGAGAGTGCAGAAAAAGTACAGAATTTAAGAAATCAAGAAATTGATTATCTGAAAACTATTGTTAACAAACAGAAAAAAATAATTTTAGTTACGGGACATCGACGTGAAAATCATGGGCAAGGTTTCATCAATATTTGTAATGCTTTAAAACAAATAGCAATTGAAAATGCCGATGTTCAAATTGTTTATCCGGTACACCTTAATCCAAATGTCAAGGAAATTGTTTACGAAGTTTTGTCTGAGATTTCTAATATTTACCTTATTCAACCATTATCATATCCAGCGTTTGTTTGGCTCATGACGCAATCTTACCTTATAATTACTGATTCTGGTGGTATACAAGAAGAAGCACCTAGTTTAGGAAAACCAGTTTTGGTTATGAGAGATACTACCGAAAGACCAGAAGCAGTTGCTGCAGGTACTGTAATTTTAGTAGGAACCGATAAAGATATTATTGTTAAAGAAACCTATCGTTTACTTTTTGATAGTATACTTTACGATTCTATGAGTAAACTTCATAATCCGTATGGAGATGGAAATGCTTCTAAAAAAATTGTAGAGTTTATAAGTAAATTATAA
- a CDS encoding glycoside hydrolase family 71/99-like protein — translation MTGYQGWFTTEGDSAKLGWNRYAKDWVFTNKVCSFDAWPETREYEKLYKTPIVDSKGSSTFLFSSNDASTSDLHMKWMKDFSIDGAFVQRFFLALHDATRDHHLKVLKNMMKSGKKYNRSVSVMYDISGLKTDKDAEKIINDWKYLVDELKITSQNDTSYLFHEHKPIVGIIIAGLKDSPSNLQAIKKIIYFFKTDKNYGNCSIVLGVPFYWRTLNNDSTSDILLHDLVKICNYIMPWSVGRIRYDNLSEVLNIMEDDKKWCDKYKVEYLPVIYPGFSWHNAVSGAPLNEIPRNNGELYKKQIKMVETIKSNNVFAAMFDEINEGTAVFKLSKKPPNTSEMKFIPYESEISEDYYLQLLQKLSENLKR, via the coding sequence ATGACTGGTTACCAGGGTTGGTTTACAACAGAGGGTGATAGTGCGAAGCTTGGCTGGAACAGATATGCTAAAGATTGGGTCTTTACAAATAAAGTATGTTCATTTGATGCTTGGCCGGAGACCAGAGAGTATGAAAAACTTTACAAAACGCCAATAGTAGATTCGAAAGGAAGTTCTACATTTTTATTTAGTTCTAATGATGCCTCTACTTCGGATTTGCATATGAAATGGATGAAAGATTTTAGTATTGATGGAGCTTTTGTACAACGTTTTTTTCTAGCACTTCATGATGCCACGAGAGATCATCACTTAAAAGTTTTAAAGAATATGATGAAATCTGGTAAAAAATACAATCGCTCGGTTTCAGTAATGTACGATATTAGTGGTCTTAAAACAGATAAAGATGCGGAAAAAATTATAAATGACTGGAAATATTTAGTTGATGAGCTTAAAATTACGTCTCAAAATGATACTTCGTATTTGTTTCATGAACATAAACCTATTGTTGGTATTATTATAGCTGGCTTAAAAGATTCTCCATCTAATCTTCAAGCAATAAAAAAAATAATATATTTTTTTAAAACAGATAAAAATTATGGTAATTGTAGTATAGTACTTGGAGTTCCTTTTTATTGGAGAACGTTAAATAATGATAGTACTTCAGACATTTTGCTACATGATTTAGTGAAGATTTGTAATTATATCATGCCATGGTCTGTTGGAAGAATACGATATGATAACTTGTCGGAAGTTTTAAATATTATGGAGGATGATAAGAAATGGTGTGACAAATATAAGGTAGAGTATTTACCAGTGATTTATCCCGGATTTAGTTGGCATAACGCTGTTTCTGGTGCACCTCTCAATGAAATTCCAAGAAATAATGGAGAATTATACAAAAAACAGATTAAAATGGTTGAAACAATTAAATCAAATAATGTTTTTGCAGCAATGTTTGATGAAATAAACGAAGGAACTGCTGTATTTAAGCTTTCAAAAAAACCTCCTAATACTTCAGAAATGAAATTTATTCCATATGAAAGTGAGATTTCAGAAGATTATTATTTACAGCTTTTACAAAAGTTGTCTGAAAATTTAAAAAGATAG
- a CDS encoding glycosyltransferase family protein, with protein sequence MQNLNFKSVTFFYPSKIIGGAELLFFRLTLYLINVHNIKVSYIDYFDGVVRKMFQDQNVKIDFLEYKGYNRFELNPDTILITPLSSIFDVKMYFKGDFKIFFWSLHPSGLSDSIKSNLRQKKIGKLLTNAGSDLDFLIQKKGVYFMDETNLEYQKDIFHFNNTPDFFVPIFCDKRIGKRKSVTENETHLGWVGRLSDDKIFSLHNIVDHSIAFAKENPIHNLIIHIIGNGGKKNIIEQITLPDNVKIIFLGTLLGEQLTDYANTYFDLVFAMGTSALEMASMKKPVVLLDFQYTIFPKNNKFRWLFEVENYNVAEKFHENLPRHLSFNDLMKLVRNKNHYTIGEKCYDYIENYHSINAVGDVIINGLNQSILFFSDLKKTDFKIARIIKYLRFVKRYLKKQ encoded by the coding sequence ATGCAGAATTTAAATTTTAAATCGGTTACCTTTTTTTATCCAAGCAAAATAATTGGTGGTGCTGAATTATTATTTTTTAGACTCACCTTATACCTAATTAATGTTCACAATATAAAAGTTTCTTATATTGATTATTTTGATGGTGTTGTAAGAAAAATGTTTCAAGATCAAAATGTAAAGATTGATTTTCTAGAATATAAAGGATATAATAGGTTTGAACTAAATCCTGACACGATATTAATAACTCCATTATCTTCAATTTTTGATGTGAAAATGTACTTCAAAGGAGATTTTAAAATATTCTTTTGGTCACTTCATCCATCGGGTCTATCAGATTCCATAAAATCGAATCTTAGACAAAAAAAAATAGGTAAATTACTTACAAATGCAGGCAGCGATTTAGACTTTCTAATCCAAAAAAAAGGAGTTTATTTCATGGATGAAACCAATTTGGAGTATCAAAAAGATATATTTCATTTTAATAATACGCCAGATTTTTTTGTGCCTATATTTTGTGATAAAAGAATTGGTAAACGAAAATCTGTAACCGAAAACGAGACCCATTTAGGCTGGGTAGGTAGATTAAGTGATGATAAGATATTTTCACTACATAATATTGTAGATCACTCAATTGCTTTTGCCAAAGAAAATCCGATCCATAATTTGATTATTCATATTATCGGTAACGGCGGCAAAAAGAATATAATAGAGCAAATTACTTTACCTGACAATGTGAAAATTATTTTTTTAGGAACACTTTTGGGAGAGCAGTTAACTGATTACGCCAATACCTATTTTGATTTGGTTTTTGCAATGGGTACTTCTGCCCTTGAGATGGCTAGTATGAAAAAACCTGTTGTCTTATTAGATTTTCAATACACTATTTTCCCAAAAAATAATAAATTTAGATGGCTGTTTGAAGTTGAAAACTATAATGTGGCAGAAAAGTTTCACGAAAACTTACCGAGACATTTAAGTTTTAATGATTTAATGAAATTAGTACGCAATAAGAATCACTATACGATAGGTGAAAAATGCTATGATTATATTGAAAATTATCATTCCATAAATGCTGTGGGAGATGTAATTATTAATGGTTTGAATCAAAGTATTTTATTTTTTAGTGATTTAAAAAAGACAGATTTTAAGATTGCTAGAATTATAAAATACCTAAGATTTGTTAAAAGATATTTGAAAAAACAATAA
- a CDS encoding GumC family protein, translating into MDSKKSKEINIKEIINPYLKNWKYFLGIVFVMGILAVYKIKSTVPVYKAQTSVLIKDAKKMSAASGDIGVLQSLGGFSGMGTNSIENEIGVFESKTIVEDAVKEYNFQTPLYAKQLLNSIELYGKTSPYIIHVIQEKQDAELPKKPISIKAEGEKITLSSEEWKNDIITTFDKATSLPFAIILVAKNKGYIKSKGVDISDIYLNYSNFDSVVESFQNALIVDLLDKEGTIISLSVNFESTEKAKDYLNSLVRQYNNYAINDKNIESKRTKEFIDKRIELIAKELGDVETRKATYKSNNNIVDLPSEAKMSLHLKEQSKAQLLEIETQIGINNVLQNTLKTKGMGDVLPLNIGLDNEASAKAIQEYNTLILQRNRYIENATPDNPLVKEINKQITDIKSSLFQSLQKSITSLEFARNKVEGQLGTSENVIEKIPIQEKLFRTIERQQQIKESLYLLLLQKREEAAISMEITAEKARIIDKAFVFSKPVAPKKLYIVIACLFIGLLIPFSFIYIKQLLQSTIITRSDLTNLTQLPVIAEIPKLKNKNSNLVRFNDVSPMAESFRIFVTNLKFLLPKKEAPYVILVTSSVKGEGKTFVSTNLSIILGSVRDKVLVVGADIRNPQLQRYNPSMKRVKGLSEFLSGENLSLEEITHPSGYNENCDFIYSGSIPPNPTDLLQNGRLKELLETIKDSKKYKYIVLDTAPLLLVTDSFSITENSDLVVYVTRSEVSEKKYIDFLNNSVKDKKLNNVGIILNGVNETNFGYGNKFGYGYNAEEKKWWHIFGR; encoded by the coding sequence ATGGATAGCAAAAAAAGTAAAGAAATTAATATAAAAGAGATTATAAATCCCTATTTAAAAAATTGGAAATATTTTTTAGGAATAGTTTTTGTTATGGGAATTTTAGCTGTTTATAAAATAAAATCTACGGTTCCTGTTTATAAAGCTCAAACTTCTGTACTCATTAAAGATGCTAAAAAAATGTCTGCGGCATCTGGAGATATTGGAGTGCTTCAAAGTTTAGGTGGGTTCTCGGGTATGGGAACTAATAGTATCGAAAATGAGATAGGTGTTTTCGAATCTAAGACCATTGTAGAAGATGCTGTAAAAGAATATAATTTCCAGACACCTCTTTATGCTAAACAATTACTCAACTCTATAGAGCTTTATGGTAAAACAAGTCCGTATATTATACATGTTATTCAAGAAAAGCAGGATGCTGAGCTCCCTAAAAAGCCAATTTCTATTAAAGCTGAGGGAGAAAAAATAACTTTGTCTTCAGAAGAGTGGAAGAATGATATAATCACGACTTTCGATAAAGCTACATCGTTACCTTTTGCTATTATCCTTGTCGCAAAAAATAAAGGCTATATAAAATCTAAAGGAGTAGATATCTCTGATATCTATTTAAATTACAGTAATTTTGATAGTGTTGTTGAAAGTTTTCAGAATGCTCTTATTGTAGATTTGTTAGACAAGGAGGGTACTATTATAAGTCTGTCTGTTAATTTTGAAAGTACTGAGAAAGCTAAAGATTATTTAAATAGTTTAGTAAGACAATATAATAACTATGCTATTAATGATAAAAATATTGAATCAAAAAGGACTAAAGAATTTATTGATAAAAGAATTGAACTGATAGCTAAAGAACTTGGTGATGTAGAAACACGGAAAGCGACATATAAATCAAATAATAATATAGTAGATTTACCATCTGAGGCCAAAATGAGTCTTCATCTTAAAGAACAGAGTAAAGCTCAATTACTAGAGATAGAAACACAAATAGGAATCAATAATGTGCTGCAAAACACTTTGAAAACAAAAGGAATGGGTGATGTTCTTCCATTGAACATTGGGCTTGATAATGAAGCATCTGCAAAAGCAATCCAAGAGTATAATACGTTAATCTTACAAAGAAATCGATATATTGAAAATGCAACTCCCGATAATCCTTTGGTAAAAGAAATAAATAAGCAAATTACTGATATAAAGTCATCACTCTTTCAGTCTTTGCAAAAAAGTATTACTTCCTTAGAATTTGCCAGAAATAAAGTTGAAGGCCAACTTGGAACTTCAGAAAATGTAATTGAGAAAATTCCTATTCAGGAAAAACTTTTTAGAACGATTGAAAGGCAGCAGCAAATCAAAGAAAGTTTGTATCTATTATTATTACAAAAAAGAGAAGAAGCTGCTATTAGTATGGAAATCACAGCTGAAAAAGCTAGAATAATTGACAAAGCATTTGTTTTTAGCAAACCAGTTGCTCCTAAAAAACTATATATTGTAATAGCATGTCTTTTTATAGGTCTGTTAATTCCTTTTTCTTTTATTTATATCAAACAACTTCTGCAAAGTACTATTATTACAAGATCAGACCTTACAAATCTTACGCAATTACCGGTTATCGCAGAAATTCCAAAATTAAAAAATAAGAATTCAAACCTTGTGAGATTTAATGATGTTTCTCCAATGGCTGAGTCTTTTAGGATATTTGTTACAAATCTGAAGTTTTTACTTCCAAAAAAAGAAGCTCCTTACGTAATTTTAGTAACATCTTCAGTTAAGGGAGAAGGTAAAACATTTGTTTCTACTAATTTATCTATCATTTTAGGCTCGGTAAGGGATAAGGTATTAGTTGTTGGTGCAGATATAAGAAATCCGCAGTTACAGCGTTATAATCCCTCCATGAAGCGAGTAAAAGGCCTGTCGGAGTTTTTAAGTGGTGAAAATCTTTCTCTTGAAGAGATAACTCATCCTAGTGGTTATAATGAAAATTGTGATTTTATATACTCTGGTTCAATTCCTCCAAACCCTACAGACCTTCTCCAAAACGGTAGATTAAAAGAGCTTTTAGAGACGATTAAAGATAGTAAAAAGTATAAATATATAGTTTTAGACACCGCTCCACTTCTATTGGTAACAGATTCATTTTCAATTACTGAGAATAGCGATTTAGTAGTTTACGTAACTAGATCTGAAGTGTCAGAAAAAAAATATATTGATTTCTTAAATAATTCTGTGAAAGATAAGAAGTTAAATAATGTGGGAATTATTTTGAATGGAGTTAACGAAACAAATTTTGGATATGGAAATAAATTTGGATATGGTTACAATGCAGAAGAAAAAAAATGGTGGCATATTTTTGGGCGTTAA
- a CDS encoding EpsG family protein, translating into MGGLLIENLHSRYLANICNILLLVIIFILSLGVTRMADWEMYRWFFKLENDQTDFVFYRLSVLFNDVHLGFTELFQFHIIVTTLINYFLITRFSKNYFYVMLAFMVLNYVHSVNQIRYFLGFPILCLGFYYLFLNKKIVFSIGLFILACLCHSALSVLLIFIPLYYFIQKKFFLNLILVCSVLIIVIIFIIFRFNLAGKLNHFGDYLVEENLTSLVGGLYRAFPYILNLGFLYFLNKSILEIFPEYDDDPKYVFLYKICFFSILFIPISFVIDILGHRYVIPFHIFWCLYFLYLTKDLEHKNRTIKFLMFGAIQIISAMFFYIFPDYVLKNNHYLNEMETMITSIKYLKNIL; encoded by the coding sequence TTGGGTGGTCTACTTATTGAGAATCTACACTCTCGATATCTTGCTAATATTTGTAATATACTGCTATTAGTAATTATCTTTATATTGTCGTTAGGGGTAACAAGGATGGCCGACTGGGAAATGTACAGATGGTTTTTTAAACTTGAAAATGACCAAACAGATTTTGTGTTTTATAGGTTAAGTGTACTTTTTAATGATGTACATTTAGGGTTTACAGAGCTATTTCAATTTCATATTATTGTTACAACATTAATCAATTACTTTTTAATAACTAGATTCAGCAAAAATTATTTCTATGTGATGTTAGCTTTTATGGTGCTTAATTATGTACACTCGGTAAATCAAATACGATATTTTCTTGGATTTCCTATTCTTTGCCTCGGGTTTTATTATTTGTTTCTAAACAAAAAAATAGTTTTCTCTATTGGGCTATTTATTTTAGCTTGTCTTTGTCACTCTGCACTTTCTGTACTCCTTATTTTTATACCATTATATTATTTTATTCAAAAGAAATTTTTTTTGAATCTAATATTGGTATGCTCTGTTCTTATTATTGTAATTATTTTTATAATATTCAGATTTAATTTGGCTGGAAAGCTTAATCATTTCGGAGATTACTTAGTGGAAGAAAATTTAACAAGTTTAGTTGGTGGTTTGTATAGAGCTTTTCCTTATATTTTAAATTTAGGATTTTTATATTTTCTCAATAAGAGTATTCTCGAAATTTTCCCGGAATATGATGACGACCCTAAATACGTTTTTTTGTACAAAATCTGTTTTTTCTCAATATTATTTATTCCTATTTCATTTGTAATTGATATTTTGGGACATCGATACGTAATTCCGTTCCATATATTTTGGTGCCTTTATTTTCTCTATCTTACTAAAGATTTAGAGCATAAAAATCGTACAATTAAGTTTCTTATGTTTGGTGCAATACAAATTATTTCTGCAATGTTTTTTTATATTTTCCCGGATTATGTTCTAAAGAACAATCATTATTTAAATGAAATGGAAACCATGATTACGTCAATAAAATACTTGAAAAATATTTTATGA
- a CDS encoding glycosyltransferase family 2 protein, whose translation MIQLSIIIVTYNSLQYIFNCIESIYEFNDLEEGEFEIIIVDNSSSENFSEMSRLLFDKYKNKIHLIRNKENKGFGQGNNVGIKIAKGKYICLANPDILFRVPVFKKVLKLFNERKYLAMIGGKQIGGRNSSFLNRPEYDFFVFTATLSDFLNRINLYFQNYFYLSGALLFIDKEKFIEIGLFDENMFLYFEESDITKRFLRKSYSTMFVKEFTYDHLIGDRGITNTSVFDIEIDSVKKYCLKYHYNFKSFVNRKIISYRIMIFCYIFLGKNDKVKRSRIYLNRFLKLKNEIIFK comes from the coding sequence ATGATTCAACTATCAATTATCATCGTAACTTATAATTCTTTACAATATATTTTTAATTGTATAGAATCTATCTATGAATTTAATGATTTAGAAGAAGGCGAATTTGAAATAATTATTGTAGATAATAGTTCAAGCGAAAATTTCAGTGAAATGTCAAGACTTTTGTTTGACAAATATAAAAATAAAATACATTTAATTAGAAATAAAGAAAATAAAGGCTTTGGTCAAGGTAATAATGTTGGAATAAAAATAGCGAAAGGCAAATATATTTGCTTAGCAAATCCTGATATCCTTTTTAGAGTACCAGTTTTTAAAAAAGTATTGAAATTATTTAATGAGCGTAAATATTTAGCTATGATCGGAGGTAAGCAAATCGGAGGCAGAAATAGCTCATTTCTTAATAGACCAGAATATGATTTTTTCGTTTTTACAGCTACTTTAAGTGACTTTTTAAACAGAATTAATTTATATTTTCAAAATTATTTTTATCTTTCAGGCGCATTGCTATTTATAGATAAAGAGAAATTTATTGAAATAGGGCTTTTTGATGAAAATATGTTTTTGTATTTTGAAGAAAGTGATATTACAAAACGTTTTTTAAGGAAAAGCTATTCTACGATGTTTGTCAAAGAATTTACCTATGATCATTTAATAGGGGATCGAGGGATAACAAATACATCAGTTTTTGATATTGAAATTGATTCTGTAAAAAAATACTGTTTGAAGTATCATTATAACTTTAAATCATTTGTAAACAGAAAAATTATTTCTTACAGAATAATGATTTTTTGTTACATATTCTTGGGTAAGAATGATAAAGTAAAGAGAAGTAGAATATACTTAAATCGGTTTTTAAAATTGAAGAACGAGATAATTTTTAAGTGA
- a CDS encoding glycosyltransferase → MILFLSKYPTTQEEFRDGFFQRVLNIDKLFDDKKKVYITASPYRDFKKSFLVQGDNRIVIRCNVFLHFHLIIKYFIKANLVYIQSIHNILYLFLFIKIFKKKYVLDLHGLVPEEFRMFKDYPREKIFNALEQFIYSDLNYVIGVTNKLVNFYKNKYPKAKVEYIVYPILPNNLTDITETELSEKHQDSKINFIYSGNLQPWQNIDLMIQHISKINNFDNYFFQILTGQVEEMKKKITNAGIDMKNVDIRGVSSDQLEKYYKKAHYGFILRNDIAVNNVACPTKLIEYMNYGIIPIVLSEDIGDFKGMEYERLGIDKLSSSLKARKSQGNIQIIKKIYLESKKGKQIIQGLY, encoded by the coding sequence ATGATCTTATTCCTATCTAAATACCCTACAACGCAAGAAGAGTTTCGAGATGGTTTTTTCCAGCGAGTACTCAATATAGATAAGCTTTTTGATGATAAAAAAAAAGTATATATAACTGCCTCACCATATAGGGATTTTAAAAAGTCTTTTTTAGTTCAGGGTGATAATAGAATAGTTATTAGGTGTAATGTGTTTTTGCATTTTCATTTAATAATAAAATATTTTATTAAAGCAAACCTTGTATATATTCAGTCAATACATAATATTCTTTATTTGTTTTTATTTATTAAAATTTTTAAAAAAAAATATGTTTTAGATTTGCATGGTCTTGTACCAGAAGAATTTAGGATGTTTAAAGATTATCCGAGAGAAAAAATTTTCAATGCTTTGGAGCAATTTATATATAGTGATCTAAATTATGTTATAGGTGTAACAAATAAATTAGTAAATTTTTATAAGAATAAATATCCGAAAGCAAAGGTTGAATATATTGTTTATCCAATACTTCCAAATAATCTTACTGATATCACAGAAACCGAATTGAGTGAGAAACATCAAGATTCAAAAATAAATTTTATTTACAGTGGGAACCTACAGCCATGGCAAAATATTGATTTGATGATTCAACATATCAGCAAAATAAATAATTTTGATAATTACTTTTTTCAGATTCTTACAGGTCAAGTTGAAGAGATGAAAAAGAAAATTACAAATGCAGGTATAGATATGAAAAATGTAGATATTAGAGGTGTAAGCTCTGATCAATTAGAAAAATATTATAAAAAAGCACATTATGGTTTTATTTTAAGAAATGATATTGCAGTTAATAATGTTGCTTGCCCGACAAAATTAATAGAATATATGAACTATGGAATTATTCCTATAGTATTATCCGAAGATATAGGAGATTTTAAAGGCATGGAATATGAAAGACTTGGAATAGATAAACTCTCATCAAGTCTTAAGGCAAGGAAAAGCCAAGGAAATATACAGATAATTAAGAAAATTTATCTTGAAAGCAAAAAGGGTAAACAAATTATACAAGGATTGTATTAA
- a CDS encoding glycosyltransferase family 4 protein, translating into MKVVVNARFLTQPITGVQRFAIEISKILKKHLQNDIIFVAPKDIINWEIASELDVKIIGTYKSHIWEQIDLRRFLIKNNSPLLLNLCNTAPLFYRNNVITIHDIAFEVYPQTYSKKFLLVYKFLIPKLAHSAKKIITVSEFSKSEIMKYYNIPNDKIEVIYNAVSTEFQEIGNGNLRKERYFLTVSSLNYRKNLKLVLKAFTILNNTEKNVRLYVVGDLDNKSFSKYNLHEFETNNKIIFLGRLSDEKLMEYYSNSLAFIYPSLYEGFGIPPLEAQRCKAPVIVSDIPCFHEIFGESVIYTHSEDSNQLIDKMQFVLKNNIRLEQISKGIENENNYNWQKSGKKLLKLLENVDSNI; encoded by the coding sequence ATGAAAGTTGTTGTTAATGCCCGTTTTCTTACCCAACCTATAACAGGTGTTCAGAGATTTGCCATTGAGATTTCTAAGATACTTAAAAAGCATCTTCAAAATGATATTATTTTTGTAGCCCCCAAAGATATTATTAATTGGGAAATTGCATCCGAGTTGGATGTCAAAATAATTGGGACTTATAAATCGCATATTTGGGAGCAAATTGATTTGCGTCGATTTTTAATTAAAAATAATTCGCCCTTATTACTTAATTTATGCAATACTGCTCCATTGTTTTATCGCAATAATGTTATTACAATCCATGATATTGCTTTTGAAGTATATCCTCAAACTTATTCTAAGAAATTTCTGCTTGTGTATAAATTTCTAATTCCTAAGCTTGCTCACTCTGCTAAAAAAATTATTACAGTAAGCGAATTTTCGAAATCTGAAATCATGAAGTATTATAATATTCCTAATGATAAAATTGAAGTTATATATAATGCAGTGAGTACAGAATTTCAAGAAATTGGTAACGGAAATCTTCGAAAAGAAAGATACTTTTTAACGGTATCATCTCTCAATTACAGAAAAAATCTGAAGTTGGTTTTAAAAGCTTTTACTATTTTAAACAATACAGAGAAAAATGTTAGATTATATGTTGTGGGAGATTTAGATAATAAAAGCTTTTCAAAATATAATCTTCATGAATTTGAAACCAATAATAAAATCATTTTTCTAGGGCGTCTTAGTGATGAGAAATTGATGGAATACTATTCCAATTCCTTAGCATTTATATATCCATCCTTGTACGAAGGATTTGGTATTCCACCTTTGGAAGCTCAGAGATGTAAAGCACCAGTTATTGTTTCAGATATTCCTTGTTTTCACGAAATTTTTGGAGAAAGTGTTATATATACCCATTCAGAAGATTCTAATCAACTAATAGACAAAATGCAATTTGTTCTAAAAAATAACATTCGATTAGAACAAATATCAAAAGGAATAGAAAATGAAAATAATTACAATTGGCAAAAAAGTGGTAAAAAGCTTTTGAAACTATTAGAGAATGTAGATAGTAATATTTAG